A portion of the Betta splendens chromosome 2, fBetSpl5.4, whole genome shotgun sequence genome contains these proteins:
- the LOC114867105 gene encoding immunoglobulin superfamily member 6-like isoform X2 yields the protein MTFTWAAVVLCILSCSSASAFEFHTVEVHSGETVTLLCSNYTSSPTQIMWFRAVKKLKPRCISSLFRPSEPASFCEGFDKLKFQTSSNNTHIFLTIKRVDLSDSGLYFCGNYISKNQLIVGATYLEVYDILEEIVKLTSLVLGALTVFLTMVVIVLVIKFKKQHKAPIKERKPQRTESGSSDDFEYPPATLAPRPDEDLMPEPAQQLETDAVHIGSRNDWNCSLESD from the exons ATGACTTTTACCTGGGCAGCAGTTGTACTCTGCATTCTCA gctgcagctctgcctcagccTTTGAGTTTCACACTGTGGAGGTTCATTCTGGTGAAACGGTCACGCTGCTGTGCTCCAACTACACCAGCTCTCCGACCCAGATCATGTGGTTCCGAGCAGTAAAGAAACTGAAGCCTCGCTGCATATCTTCTTTATTCAGACCTTCTGAACCTGCTTCATTCTGTGAAGGATTCGACAAGCTCAAATTTCAAACATCATCCAACAATACTCATATCTTCCTCACAATCAAGCGAGTGGATTTGTCGGACTCTGGACTGTATTTTTGTGGAAATTATATAAGCAAAAATCAACTTATTGTTGGTGCAACATATTTAGAGGTTTATG ACATTTTGGAGGAGATTGTGAAGCTGACGAGTCTGGTCCTCGGGGCTCTGACGGTTTTTCTCACTATGGTCGTCATCGTGTTGGTTATCAAATTcaagaaacagcacaaag CTCCTATTAAGGAACGGAAACCACAACGAACAGAG AGTGGGAGTTCAGATGATTTTGAGTATCCGCCAGCGACTTTGGCTCCAAGACCAGATGAAGACCTGATGCCTGAACCggcacagcagctggagacagatgcCGTCCACATCGGCTCAAGAAACGACTGGAACTGCAGTTTGGAGTCAGACTGA
- the LOC114867092 gene encoding LOW QUALITY PROTEIN: RNA-binding protein 4B-like (The sequence of the model RefSeq protein was modified relative to this genomic sequence to represent the inferred CDS: deleted 1 base in 1 codon) gives MVKIFVGNLPREADQEQIKALFTEYGTVTECAIIKNYAFVHMDDRKAATKAIKSLHLYKLHGTPINVEASHGKGQGAVKLHIANVEKGADDELRALFEEYGTVTECAIVKNFAFVHMSNSDEAMDALKGLDNSEFQGKRIHVQISKSRPRHDEREDYPPPPPDRVGYWPPRYPGERHEPPPPNYMRGRLGPIPPGYPAPPLPPPPPRRAVYPDRPYDGERERYGVVDYYEKYRARPYGIAGFEDQRPGAPPPPPPPAAVVRDRLMPTSLDPYERRPLPPPPSSYFARDRSPLRRAPTRRCPRPVMVTTTSDHVFLRFPGFHHLFHVPGTPTQNGCLRHHLHASLISPSMLRIVVQMRRRSLTPDVRDTILFLSG, from the exons ATGGTGAAAATTTTTGTGGGAAATCTGCCCCGAGAGGCAGACCAGGAGCAAATTAAGGCGCTCTTTACCGAGTACGGCACAGTCACAGAATGCGCCATCATCAAAAACTATGCCTTCGTCCACATGGATGATCGCAAGGCTGCCACCAAAGCTATAAAGAGTCTGCACCTCTACAAGCTTCATGGCACACCAATCAACGTGGAGGCCAGCCATGGGAAGGGCCAGGGAGCAGTCAAACTGCATATAGCGAATGTAGAAAAGGGAGCCGATGATGAGCTCCGTGCTCTCTTTGAGGAGTACGGAACCGTCACGGAATGTGCTATTGTCAAGAATTTTGCTTTTGTACATATGTCCAATTCTGATGAGGCCATGGATGCTCTTAAAGGTCTGGACAACTCGGAGTTCCAAG GTAAACGCATCCATGTCCAGATCTCCAAGAGTCGCCCCAGACACGATGAACGGGAGGActaccctcctcctcccccagatAGAGTTGGTTATTGGCCTCCTCGCTATCCAGGAGAGAGGCACGAGCCTCCCCCGCCCAACTACATGAGAGGTCGCCTAGGTCCTATACCCCCAGGTTACCCAgcccctcccctgcctccccctccccctagACGAGCTGTTTATCCTGACCGTCCCTATGATGGCGAAAGGGAGAGATATGGCGTAGTAGATTACTATGAGAAGTACAGAGCTCGGCCGTACGGCATTGCCGGCTTCGAAGACCAGCGTCCTGGCGCccctccgccccctcctccacccgcagCCGTCGTCCGAGACCGACTTATGCCCACGTCGCTTGACCCATATGAGCGTCGgcccctcccaccgcctccGTCTTCATACTTCGCCCGAGATCGCAGTCCCCTCAGAAGAGCACCT ACGCGCCGATGCCCCCGGCCAGTAATGGTTACAACTACGAGCGATCACGTCTTTCTCCGGTTTCCCGGGTTCCACCATTTGTTCCACGTCCCAGGGACCCCTACGCAGAACGGCTGCCTCCGCCACCACCTGCACGCTTCGCTTATTAGTCCCAGCATGTTAAG GATCGTCGTCCAAATGCGTCGCCGCTCGCTGACCCCTGATGTACGTGACACTATCCTCTTCCTGTCTGGCTGA
- the tifa gene encoding TRAF-interacting protein with FHA domain-containing protein A — MMNVSQTLETEEDYLTCVHIKFYHPQQSRRGLYGLLPLGTRSVHAADEPLRLGRDAQACSYALADPKVSRKQLALLAYRTPQSPGMLFTVQNLSQRGRLSVNSTALGFLERMDLPEKALIRFGDYEVLILREAGEAKGSFEVEFEVLETPPSRETCACVPSMTPIMDTGFCLMNGFTDGVRALGPLETDETLIYDN; from the coding sequence ATGATGAACGTGTCCCAGACGCTGGAAACAGAGGAGGATTACCTCACATGTGTCCACATCAAGTTCTACCACCCTCAGCAGAGCCGCCGGGGCCTCTACGGGCTTCTCCCCCTGGGGACGAGGAGCGTGCACGCGGCAGACGAGCCCCTGAGGCTGGGCCGCGACGCCCAGGCCTGCAGCTACGCCCTGGCCGACCCCAAGGTGTCCCGCAAGCAGCTGGCCCTCCTGGCCTACAGAACGCCCCAGAGCCCAGGCATGCTGTTCACCGTCCAGAACCTGAGCCAGCGGGGGCGGCTGTCGGTGAACAGCACGGCGCTGGGCTTCCTGGAGAGGATGGACCTCCCGGAGAAGGCGCTGATCCGGTTCGGAGACTATGAAGTGCTGATCCTGCGCGAGGCCGGCGAGGCCAAGGGGAGCTTCGAGGTGGAGTTCGAGGTGCTGGAAACACCTCCATCTAGGGagacgtgcgcgtgtgtgcccAGCATGACGCCCATCATGGACACGGGCTTCTGTCTGATGAATGGCTTTACAGATGGGGTCAGGGCCCTCGGGCCTCTGGAGACTGATGAGACCCTCATATATGACAATTGA
- the LOC114867105 gene encoding uncharacterized protein LOC114867105 isoform X1: MTFTWAAVVLCILSCSSASAFEFHTVEVHSGETVTLLCSNYTSSPTQIMWFRAVKKLKPRCISSLFRPSEPASFCEGFDKLKFQTSSNNTHIFLTIKRVDLSDSGLYFCGNYISKNQLIVGATYLEVYDILEEIVKLTSLVLGALTVFLTMVVIVLVIKFKKQHKAPIKERKPQRTEDILQSGSSDDFEYPPATLAPRPDEDLMPEPAQQLETDAVHIGSRNDWNCSLESD, from the exons ATGACTTTTACCTGGGCAGCAGTTGTACTCTGCATTCTCA gctgcagctctgcctcagccTTTGAGTTTCACACTGTGGAGGTTCATTCTGGTGAAACGGTCACGCTGCTGTGCTCCAACTACACCAGCTCTCCGACCCAGATCATGTGGTTCCGAGCAGTAAAGAAACTGAAGCCTCGCTGCATATCTTCTTTATTCAGACCTTCTGAACCTGCTTCATTCTGTGAAGGATTCGACAAGCTCAAATTTCAAACATCATCCAACAATACTCATATCTTCCTCACAATCAAGCGAGTGGATTTGTCGGACTCTGGACTGTATTTTTGTGGAAATTATATAAGCAAAAATCAACTTATTGTTGGTGCAACATATTTAGAGGTTTATG ACATTTTGGAGGAGATTGTGAAGCTGACGAGTCTGGTCCTCGGGGCTCTGACGGTTTTTCTCACTATGGTCGTCATCGTGTTGGTTATCAAATTcaagaaacagcacaaag CTCCTATTAAGGAACGGAAACCACAACGAACAGAG GATATTTTACAGAGTGGGAGTTCAGATGATTTTGAGTATCCGCCAGCGACTTTGGCTCCAAGACCAGATGAAGACCTGATGCCTGAACCggcacagcagctggagacagatgcCGTCCACATCGGCTCAAGAAACGACTGGAACTGCAGTTTGGAGTCAGACTGA
- the LOC114867098 gene encoding uncharacterized protein LOC114867098 codes for MRLFSRMRPPSDLMRPCCVQACVQGRPTVQKPTEEMIRLFKVKLQLSLVKTCPSDTITQTMRNYSLVPALLLCSVCWIGAFDFHAVDVQPGDGVTLLCSNFSAAQTQIVWFRAVKKLKPACICFMFSPPEPASFCGGFTSLTFEATTNISTLFLKIKGVNLSDSGLYFCGYNQGSDPVIVSATYVEVQGSDSYTAVKQISGIFGGLTVFLTLLIVGLVVRIKKLQDHTEEHSPQNTRSQGSDDLNYAVVSFRPKSSRNLSTASESKVENNAIYSATRAEEAPGTNANQLCAGKDFGHGSVETLNPSEARTKALVQH; via the exons atgaGGCTGTTCAGCAGGATGCGCCCGCCTTCAGACCTCATGAGACCCTGTTGTGTGCAGGCCTGTGTTCAGGGCCGTCCAACAGTACAAAAACCAACAGAGGAAATGATCCGCCTCTTTAAAGTCAAGCTCCAGTTGAGTTTAGTAAAGACTTGTCCCAGCGACACGATCACACAGACAATGAGGAACTATTCCTTGGTACCAGCTTTACTtctctgcagtgtct GCTGGATCGGTGCCTTTGACTTTCACGCTGTCGACGTTCAACCTGGTGACGGCGTCACGCTGCTGTGCTCCAACTTTTCTGCAGCTCAAACCCAGATCGTATGGTTCCGAGCCGTCAAGAAACTGAAGCCTGCCTGCATTTGTTTCATGTTCAGTCCTCCTGAACCTGCTTCATTCTGCGGAGGCTTTACCAGTCTCAcatttgaagcaacaaccaACATCTCTACGCTCTTCCTCAAAATCAAGGGAGTGAATTTGTCTGACTCTGGATTATATTTCTGTGGATATAACCAAGGGTCAGACCCAGTCATCGTCAGCGCAACGTACGTAGAGGTTCAAG GTTCAGATTCATATACAGCTGTAAAGCAGATTTCTGGGATCTTTGGTGgtctgactgttttcctcaCTCTGCTCATCGTTGGTCTGGTTGTCAGAATCAAGAAGCTTCAAG ATCATACAGAAGAACACAGTCCACAAAACACCAGG AGTCAGGGATCGGATGATCTGAACTATGCAGTAGTGAGCTTTCGTCCGAAATCAAGCAGAAACCTCAGCACTGCATCAGAAAGTAAAGTGGAGAACAATGCAATTTATTCAGCCaccagagcagaggaagcacCTGGAACCAAT GCAAACCAACTCTGTGCAGGGAAGGACTTTGGCCATGGTTCAGTAGAAACCCTGAATCCCAGTGAGGCTAGAACCAAGGCACTGGTCCAACACTGA